A DNA window from Phycisphaera mikurensis NBRC 102666 contains the following coding sequences:
- a CDS encoding DUF3363 domain-containing protein yields the protein MHAGPRSGAAGGKAGNLAEHLRYLQREDAEAGEGRPTFFTADAAREPERAVIVKSWALDRHHYRLIVSPEAGHGLASIEAYTRDLMRDVSQHLGRELEWVGAIHTNTDQVHAHVALRGVADGKELRLFRAAVSTDIRTLAQERATAELGPRTLDQVREAYQREAQAAGVTGLDRVLDRVQDAGRIDLATAPTNDTIRPHLAGRLQHLERMGLAKRRGARVFRVEPDFLNVLRQSQERERIGTEVRRVAGAEAPVTRRCCGEPPETPVIGEVVAAGLTRGGQHGFVLLREKVGLVYAEVPAHAAPHVRAGGLVSLEDGGRHWADAGLALRLDGDRIGTEHPEGSEAGRESERRRLAFLVNRGLAVEQEGGHRLDPAAAARLRAGGGAEPPRVSARVLLVEAPERYVDSPAWTPLDRILSGRETPAWPGAEAWAGRRGERLGERGLAERDPAGAAGGWRFTPGAVRALRDAELDAATADAAAEHGATPARLRAPRAADAEVLGSVGLHQGRGLVLRHAGGVSVEAHPAGAALQVGDVVVAESVRGRVSVRLAAERADDERGRA from the coding sequence ATGCACGCGGGACCCCGTTCCGGGGCGGCGGGCGGCAAGGCAGGGAACCTCGCAGAGCACCTGCGCTACCTCCAGCGAGAGGACGCCGAGGCCGGGGAAGGTCGGCCGACCTTCTTCACCGCCGACGCGGCGAGGGAACCCGAGCGGGCCGTGATCGTGAAGTCCTGGGCGCTCGACCGGCACCACTACCGGCTCATCGTGAGCCCCGAAGCGGGCCACGGACTCGCTTCGATAGAGGCGTACACGCGAGACCTGATGCGGGACGTCAGCCAGCACCTCGGGCGGGAGCTCGAGTGGGTGGGGGCGATTCACACCAATACCGACCAAGTCCACGCCCACGTCGCGCTCCGCGGCGTCGCGGATGGGAAGGAGTTGCGTCTTTTTCGCGCCGCGGTCAGTACCGACATCCGCACGCTCGCCCAGGAGCGGGCGACCGCCGAACTGGGGCCGCGGACGCTCGACCAGGTGCGGGAGGCGTACCAGCGGGAGGCGCAGGCGGCGGGCGTCACCGGACTCGACCGCGTGCTGGATCGGGTGCAGGACGCGGGCCGGATCGACCTCGCCACCGCGCCAACCAACGACACCATCCGTCCTCACCTCGCGGGCCGGCTCCAGCACCTCGAAAGGATGGGGCTCGCGAAGCGGCGGGGCGCACGCGTCTTCAGGGTCGAGCCCGACTTTCTGAACGTCCTTCGCCAGTCTCAGGAGCGGGAGCGCATCGGCACCGAGGTTCGACGCGTCGCGGGCGCGGAGGCACCGGTGACCCGCCGGTGTTGCGGAGAGCCGCCCGAGACGCCGGTGATCGGCGAGGTGGTGGCGGCGGGGCTCACCCGGGGCGGGCAGCACGGATTCGTGCTGCTGCGGGAGAAGGTGGGGCTCGTCTACGCCGAGGTCCCGGCGCACGCGGCCCCACACGTCCGAGCCGGCGGTCTGGTCTCACTGGAGGACGGCGGGCGGCACTGGGCCGACGCCGGGCTGGCGCTACGGCTGGACGGCGACCGGATCGGCACGGAGCACCCCGAGGGGAGTGAGGCGGGAAGGGAGTCGGAACGGCGGCGGCTCGCGTTCCTGGTGAACCGCGGGCTCGCGGTGGAACAGGAGGGAGGCCACCGGCTCGATCCGGCCGCGGCGGCCCGGCTCCGCGCGGGCGGCGGGGCGGAGCCACCGAGGGTGTCGGCGCGTGTGCTGCTCGTGGAGGCGCCGGAGCGGTACGTCGACTCGCCAGCGTGGACCCCATTGGACCGGATCCTCTCCGGCCGCGAAACCCCGGCATGGCCCGGGGCAGAGGCGTGGGCCGGGCGGCGCGGAGAGCGGCTGGGCGAACGCGGGTTGGCGGAGCGTGATCCCGCCGGGGCGGCGGGGGGGTGGCGGTTCACCCCCGGGGCGGTGCGGGCGTTGCGCGACGCGGAGCTGGACGCAGCCACCGCCGATGCCGCGGCGGAGCATGGGGCCACGCCCGCTCGGCTTCGGGCGCCGCGTGCGGCGGATGCAGAGGTGCTCGGCAGTGTGGGTCTGCACCAGGGGCGTGGGCTGGTGCTTCGGCATGCCGGCGGCGTGAGCGTTGAGGCACACCCCGCGGGTGCCGCGCTCCAAGTGGGCGACGTTGTGGTGGCGGAGTCTGTGCGCGGGCGTGTGAGCGTGCGGCTTGCGGCCGAGCGTGCGGACGACGAGAGGGGGCGTGCGTGA
- a CDS encoding S26 family signal peptidase, with amino-acid sequence MPIVIQPSASVERGLWVRGWGAVAKGDLVLIDAPDAVIGLLDRHGRHGHTRLLKPVAGLVGQTVRCDESGLVIDGVRLAPTARVTSQGEAMPVFGMDRVLQPGEAWLLAEGVLTSVDSRCFGPVVLDEAQGPYRLWWSWDR; translated from the coding sequence ATGCCGATCGTGATCCAGCCGTCCGCGAGCGTGGAGCGGGGGCTTTGGGTGCGGGGTTGGGGGGCGGTGGCGAAGGGGGATCTCGTCCTGATTGACGCACCCGATGCGGTCATCGGGCTCCTCGACCGGCATGGGCGGCACGGCCACACGCGGCTGCTCAAGCCGGTGGCGGGGCTGGTTGGCCAGACGGTGCGCTGCGACGAGAGCGGCTTGGTGATCGACGGCGTGCGCCTCGCGCCCACCGCCCGCGTGACCTCGCAGGGGGAGGCGATGCCCGTGTTTGGGATGGATCGGGTGTTGCAGCCGGGCGAAGCTTGGCTGCTGGCGGAGGGAGTTCTGACTTCCGTGGACTCGCGGTGCTTCGGGCCGGTGGTCCTCGACGAGGCGCAGGGTCCTTACCGCTTGTGGTGGTCCTGGGACCGGTGA
- a CDS encoding ParA family protein: MKNEKTTVVSIGNQKGGVGKTTTTLNLAAALGQLGKEVLVIDLDQNCGATRGLGIPPESYASSFDMMVGEGGGTGAELDPLELVITTDPDEDLLLPEGVSMITGNRSLEDLDDVLRKKPEARFSMPGAVLEPSIQKLVDAKKWDFIFLDTAPQLTTATLGAYRVAEWFIVVTQPEALSILGMEDAFSDLKLVRKEYNPALKLLGVVIGNYAKGTKTAMTLDRQIRDQFEGTGTFGPFKQNISRTVAIPTAQYEQMTIIQHKPAHQSTEEFRCLAKEVMERINLGAPPATGGGDEAEKGGAVAGGGEARTHPEEVTDAG, from the coding sequence ATGAAGAACGAAAAGACGACCGTCGTCAGCATTGGCAACCAGAAGGGGGGTGTGGGCAAGACCACCACCACGCTGAACCTCGCCGCCGCGCTGGGCCAACTCGGCAAGGAAGTCCTGGTCATCGACCTCGACCAGAACTGCGGGGCGACTCGGGGGCTCGGCATCCCGCCCGAGTCCTACGCCAGCTCCTTCGACATGATGGTGGGGGAGGGCGGCGGCACCGGAGCGGAGCTGGACCCGCTGGAGCTGGTCATCACGACCGACCCGGACGAGGACCTGCTCTTGCCAGAGGGTGTGTCGATGATCACGGGCAACCGGAGCCTCGAGGACCTCGATGACGTGCTCCGGAAGAAGCCCGAAGCACGCTTCTCCATGCCGGGTGCGGTCTTGGAGCCGTCCATCCAGAAGCTCGTCGACGCGAAGAAGTGGGACTTCATCTTCTTGGACACCGCTCCCCAACTCACCACCGCGACCCTCGGTGCATACCGCGTCGCGGAGTGGTTCATTGTCGTCACCCAGCCCGAAGCGTTGAGCATCCTCGGGATGGAGGATGCGTTCTCCGACCTGAAGCTGGTCCGCAAGGAATACAACCCGGCCCTCAAGCTCCTTGGGGTCGTCATCGGCAACTACGCCAAGGGGACGAAGACGGCGATGACGCTCGACCGGCAGATCCGCGATCAGTTCGAAGGAACCGGCACCTTCGGGCCGTTCAAGCAGAACATCTCTCGGACCGTTGCGATCCCAACGGCTCAGTACGAGCAGATGACCATCATCCAGCACAAGCCGGCGCACCAGAGCACCGAAGAGTTTCGCTGCCTGGCCAAAGAGGTGATGGAGCGGATCAATCTTGGCGCGCCCCCCGCGACGGGTGGGGGGGATGAAGCCGAGAAGGGTGGTGCGGTTGCTGGCGGGGGTGAAGCCCGCACCCATCCCGAGGAGGTGACCGATGCCGGTTAA